A portion of the Meleagris gallopavo isolate NT-WF06-2002-E0010 breed Aviagen turkey brand Nicholas breeding stock chromosome 16, Turkey_5.1, whole genome shotgun sequence genome contains these proteins:
- the RPS15A gene encoding 40S ribosomal protein S15a, whose translation MVRMNVLADALKSINNAEKRGKRQVLIRPCSKVIVRFLTVMMKHGYIGEFEIIDDHRAGKIVVNLTGRLNKCGVISPRFDVQLKDLEKWQNNLLPSRQFGYIVLTTSAGIMDHEEARRKHTGGKILGFFF comes from the exons ATGGTGCGCATGAACGTTCTGGCCGATGCTCTCAAAAGCATCAACAACGCAGAGAAACGTGGGAAACGCCAGGTTCTCATTAGGCCATGCTCCAAAGTAATCGTCCGGTTTTTAACTGTGATGATGAAGCATG GTTACATCGGTGAATTTGAGATAATTGATGATCACAGAGCTGGGAAGATTGTTGTCAATCTCACAGGCAGACTCAACAAG TGCGGTGTAATCAGTCCCAGATTTGATGTTCAACTGAAGGATTTGGAAAAATGGCAAAACAACCTGCTGCCTTCACGTCAGTTTGG GTACATAGTACTGACAACCTCAGCTGGCATCATGGACCATGAGGAGGCTAGGCGAAAACACACAGGAGGCAAAATCCTGGGattctttttctaa